Within the Osmerus mordax isolate fOsmMor3 chromosome 21, fOsmMor3.pri, whole genome shotgun sequence genome, the region ACTTCTAGAACTCTGTGTGAAGACTGCGTTCCACctagtgtttttttcttccttgaGTGGATTCGAGGGCGGCTTCTGACACGGTGCACAGAGTGATTGCTCGCTGCTCCGGCTCATTCCGCCTAACCTCAGCTGATTGCGACCTCCAGCGTTGTCCTCGCATGGTctgatgaggaggggagggggacaaaCGGAGAGGCATTACATAACGACCCCTCCTGCTTCgaattctttctctcttgcacacacccccactctctatctctctttccaacacacacacactcgtcacatctctctctctctcactgaaaTGCAAACATGTTGTGCACGCGCGCttcgacacgcacacacacacgcttcaacacacacacgcacacaagtccACGCATTCCCTCTTTCcggcctctgtttctctctctctgtcccctcctgtTTTTTCCCTCTCACTTGTTGTTTGAGTGAATGTTAACGCGACCCGGTGTCACATAGAGAAACATTTGCTTTtcagtgagtatgtgtgtgtgtgtttgtttgtgtgtttcgcCTTGTTTTTGCAGTGCAGCAGGGCTCAAAGCTGCATCCACACGAGGATAGATTTTCACATAATCTTTTTTTATCAGAATAGTCATGGTGACACAATACAGGCCATTGTTCAGCTTTGGGGATAAACAGTTCTCGGGAAACAGCAAACTGAAATGATTAAGAGGACAACAAATGATGTTATTTTAGGGATAATGCTAATGCAGTCACATGTGcgcttgtgtgcttgtgtcaaaCTTTATAacttaaattgtgtgtgtgtatgtgtgtgtgtctgtgtgggtgtgcagtaTGGAAAGAATTTGAAAGATTCAAAATACTTTGGAGTATTTGGTCATTTGAGTCCACTGGTTTAGTCAGTAGaactgcacacctgcacatgTAAATTAACTTCATCTGGGGCATTGCCACTTAAATTAAATGACTGAAACTGTGGATGAAAATTATATGTTGACAATTCTATAAACATAGGGGGCATGAGCACAATGTATCAtgagataaataaatacaaatattttgatGCTTCGGGTGGAGACATAAGGTACTTCCAAAGTATACTTCGCCCCAGACCCTAATGGAGAAGGTAGCCATTATTCAGTATTACAACAAGACAAACACctgctaaatgcataattttgtaaaatgcatttcctGATGTCAGTATTTATCATGTTTGAGCCACTGGATCAATGTTAATTGTATTTTGTAACAAAGACACTTTTTGATGTATCCTGACCCACGTTTGAACCCTCAGTGCCATCATTGCGGTCCAGCACAGGCTAGCAAAGACTGGATGTATTGGCCTTACGGTTAACATAAAAGACTACAGACCCCAGGGTTCATCACCTTTGTGGTGACCGAGGGGATGCAAAGTGTAGGAGGAGGATTAAGTACTTAAGATTATTACCTGTTTATCTGCCACACCTAAATCCAAATTTAATTAGTGAAATGCCAAGGGGGTCACTAGGTGATACGTTTGATGACTAGAAAGAGGGAAGACACAGTCACATATTCTTAAGCCACGGCAGAGTCAAAGGAATTGAAAGCTGTACCTACTGAATTGGAAATCAATGCAAGTCGAACTGACCTTAATGTGACTCGACTTTGGTTCCAACAACTGGAACATTGCGATGCATGTCACAAGACTTAATGTATCTATTTGCGACATCTGGATGCAATTGTTGTCTTATCTACTGAGGTTTATCTTGGCTGTGTAGTGTTGGACACTTGGGGATAAGGAGTATGCCAAAACAacagacatgtacacaaacTGGTGCAGAATTACTTCAGTTTCAAACTGTTCACTCACACATGTGTTTGTGATTTAGAAAGCTGGCAAGTAAACGTCTAGTTCAACGGTGCTTTTCACTAAATTGCTGTATACTCTTCAATACTGAAACAAAAAGAATACCAGAGGCGAAATTGATTTCACATATTGCCTTTCCATTGATCCTTAACCACGTTTAGTCTTACCAAGAATCATCCTATAGGTTCTGTAatcaagggcgtaggtttggtctcagctttggtagggacactgcctgcctgcctgtgtgactcCAATTAGCGGTTCAGTACAGTAATGTCATTTCCTTGACGCCAATCCCTGATAATAAGGTTAACTGTGGACGAGTATGTACGTACAGTATGTGGAGAGACACCACATGCAGGGTAGACAATGTGCTTTAAAATACAGTATGGAGGCTCACAGTCTTGCATTGCCTTTCCATAATTCAGCCTATGGTATGTAGGCTACTAAAAAGTTTTGATTAGAAAAAAGGTACAATATAAAATGATAACGTGTTTTTTTCATCTCCGTAAGGTTGTGTTTGAAACCCTAATGGGATTTCTTTTTATGTCAGGGAATGAAAAATGACAGCATGAGCCTCAGGGCACAACAATTCTACTGACAAATTCTcttcttttgtttgtttatttgtgtctgtttatgtgtaTGTTCTGTTTGTTGACAAATCACAGGAAAATCCTCAGGCAAAATCCCTTTACTCCTAACACGCAGGTACTATCACAACGTCCAAGAGGGGAGGGCCTGGCTAGGGCACTGGGAACTGCTTCTGGCACACGGTTGATTGGGGGGCAAGCaaggggaatagagagagagagggagggggggggggggagggagagagaggggggagggagggagagagaaggatagaaaaTACAAattgagagggtgggggagagggagagggagagtagaaaaatggaaaagaaggagagggagagagagatataaacaTATTAAATTACTGTAGGGTAAAAGAGAGTCTCTGAGTTGTGTAATAACACAGCTTATTACTATAATGGCCGTAGGGCTCGAGTTTGTGTTCCGGGCATTTCAGGTCACTGAGAGCGTGTGCTAAGCGAGGTCACCAAATGTTTGGCAACGTTGGGTTATGCTTTTAATTCACTTGTACATGCAGCTCTGCTACCATATCTATTTTCATTTATATTTAAAAGGTTATGAATTATAAATAGACCCTTCACAATCGTATAGGCAAGATGTGAGTCAACCGCTTCAAACCGGTATTCTATGCATAAAAAAATGTACGTGTGCcactttagaatcagaatcagaatgggatttatttgccatgaaagtttgcacagacaagcaatttgctttggcaggaaggtgcatacaataaacatatagggacctaaaatttaaatatgtggactatctatactaagggtacataaagtagcagtactaagtggaattagaattaaataaaatatacaataaaataaaatataagttgccgtaatttacaatataaaaatacaaaaatacaaatattacaaaaaatacaaatgtacaagatacaattttgtaatgcagtgcaaaaagcagtgtgtttaatGTCGAAAGTTCACTTAAGACTTCACTTTTGGACTTTGTGTCAACAGTACCTTACATCCTTAAGAACATTTTGCTACATCTTGCACAAGTAAATCTTGTTTCTATACCTCATTCTACACACTCTTTACGTTCAAAGCATGAGCGCAAAGATTTGTGAGGTATTTAATGTGTGCGTTGGAAAGAACATGAACATCAAACGACGTTCACCATAAAGGAACCCTCACAATATGAATTACCAAACAACATTTCGACGTAAAGTAAGCCTTGAAGGATTGTTGTACTTTCAATTTCTCTCTAAAGATTACAATGTAAGCTTATCACACTCAGCCTGAGAGAAGAAAATAAAGGTGGATTGGAGTGAGAAAATACTGCGTGACGCGCAGCAGCTGAAAGCGGATAGGCTTGCTTCTTCTCTGACTGGGTGGCGCACATGCTCGTGGGGGAGGCGGCTTTTTATCCGTCGATTCTCGCTAAGGCCGCGGAGGGTTCAAGCGAGGTGAGGCTACGACCCGATCTGAACCTGGGGGATGCAGAAACAAATATGAGTTGCGGCTGAGCTCGCTGTACAGAAACAACCAGGACGACCTGTGGGAAAGACGCGCGCCACAGGCCATTGTAATAAATCAGAAATTGCGATAACTAAGCTATATCAGATTCAGAGTTTGTATTGGTGGTTTACACGACAAATGCTTTTTTTGTGGTTTAATTGAATGGTAAGTGTATTTTAATGAGCATTCTAGGGAAACCGATGTTCACATTTATGATAATATTTTTATGACATATGTCAGTGTGTGAAATGCTATGTAAACTGATTTATTCTAATGAATGTGACTTTGtgtttaaaacatttttttcttcatatttgtatatAATATCATATTATCTGTATCTTACAGCCTGTATTTATAAGGTCGGTTGTATTAGGTGAGCCCATAAAATTATCACCTGCCAGTGTAACTTTGCCAAGCAGGTTACTATCTGGGGCAGCGGCTGTCCAGAAGCATGTGGACTCAATGTTCCCTTGCTGTAATGTTGCATAATGTTCGGAAATGACTTGCCTCCAGGCAAATCCGCAACCAGCGCGCATTCTCGATCTGTGTTTCCTTCTGTTGCAAATAATACTGGATTGCTGTGCTCCATCCCTGTGCAGTACTTTCGCATGTAAACTAACTTTATTTATTCGAAAACTATCATACACAATGCATTCCGATTCTTGAACGGTAAAAAATTTTTAAATTGTGGATTTCAATCATTAGCATCATGTAGTTGTAACCGGTGTTGCAGTAGAGTTGCTATAACTAATGAAACTAGGCTACTACACATACTTTGACTTTTACCTATAAAAATGTGTAAACCGTCAGCTATTGTGTTGCCGGAATGCTTGGTGATTGCAAAAGCTGTGTTGTGATCTTACGTAAGCGttatgtgaatccaaataacgCTTCTTTTCTTTTCAATCCCTGTCTTTCGCCACTAGGTGGGTGCATTGCATCGCGCATCGCAACCAGCGTTCTTCACAGGAAGAAGGAAGTGACATTTGAAACGGCAACTCCCATCCAGCAACACAAATCAACTGCCCATGAGTTTAGCCTTTGCCGTTTCCGAGTGTTTAATTATGAAGGATCATGGTGTTGGTAGTGTGCTCCAGGAGCTGTCAGGGCCCCCTCATCTGGGTGGGGAGGGCCTGGAGCCAAAGCCTCTGAGCGGGGCTCTGTCATTCACCGACGAGGCTGTCTCCATCCTGACCTCCAACAGCCAGCTGGCCCGCACCCTCCTGGGCCGCGGCTCCGCCCTGAAGCGCACGGAGGGATCCACCAGCGGAGGCGGTGGCAGTAGTGCGGGCTCGGACGACGACAGCGCCATTCGACGCAAACGGGAGTTCATCCCTGACGAGAAGAAGGACGAGGGCTACTGGGACAAGCGTCGTAAGAACAACGAGGCGGCCAAGCGCTCCAGGGAGAAGCGGCGCGCCAACGACATGGTGCTGGAGACCCGCGTGCTCGGCCTGCTGGAGGAGAACGCCAGGCTACGGGCAGAGCTCCTGGCCCTCAAGTTCCGCTTCGGCCTGGTCAAGGACCCCTCCGACGTGgccatccaccccctctccgcccctccctcctgcccccagccccacgGCCCCCGCTACTACCACCACCCCAACTCTGACACCCCATACCCTCACAACAACACCCCCAGTGTCAACACcagccacaaccaccaccacccctaccttcactcccatcctccccagcaGGGTGGCCCCTACGGGGTGAGAGGAGCCGGGGCCGGCCGGGACGGGAGCAGCCTGTCGGAGGACTCGGGCTTCTCCACCCCAGGGAGCTCCAGCGTGGGAAGCCCCGTGTTCTTCGATGACGGACAGGGCGAGCACGGGCGTCCGTCCCCACGCAGGCTTGAGGAGTCAGGCTACGAGGCCCACTCCTGCCCCCCGGAGGCCGACGGGGGATACCACGGCAGACCGGACTCCGGCGAAGGCATGAAGAGCCTCCCTCACAAACTCCGCTTCAAGGCCcctggcggcggcggcggcggcggcggcggcggcagtGACGGTGGGGAGGCCTCGGTGTCCGTCTCCCCAGAGAGCCGGCGCGGCTGCCCCATAGCCACGGTGGGGCCAAATCTCCAACAGAGGAACCAGGCCAGGTGGGACACCAGGGTTGAGGGCAACGCGACGTGGCCCAGGGAGGAAGCCCGCGGCGGGCAGGAACCGTCGCACCCCTACACCCCGTCCTTAGGTTACAGCTCCCCGCCACAGCAGAACCCAACGGACTCCCAGTACGTGGCAGAGAATGGTGCCCTCAAGTCTCAGCTCAGCTCCCTCTCACATGAGGTTGCCCTGCTCAAGAAGCTCTTCTCCCAGCAGATGCTCTCTAAATTGGTGTGAGGGCGCCGTAACATTCTACTTCACACAGATTAGGGCGGTTGGGGCGTTGAACATCATATCATCGTATCACTGTGGACACGGAATAAGACACTTCTTACTTACTCTGGCGATTCCACCATGGACTTTGGGGTTCTGCTTTTAGAACTGCAGTCAAGCCTGGAACCATCATTTCAACTACGATCTTCTGTTGATGTGTTTATTCACATTTTAGAGCTAAACTTGGCTTAATTCAGTTCTGAAACTGGTCCAGTCATTCTCATTCAAACTGTTGCTTCAGATAGCTACTTCACATTCAAAGTCAGATAGAATAATTACCATGTGCACGGAACCACATAATGTCATTCTGGACAAGTACATTCTTGTGACATGGCATGCAACAACTAAGTAGTAggcataaaaaaagaaaaggagacttaattcaaaactcttaaaattaaaaaaatggcTAAAATGCAGTTACAGCAGTAAAGACTAGCAATTGGGCCAGGAATAGCAACTAGCATTGAGACATTAGCAACAAATAATAAACCAACAGAAGCATACCAGACCAGCATTCTGCTTCACACTAACAATCCAGCGATGCTGGCAGTGTCCTATTTCATTTTCGTATACTATCAGTTCACAAGCACAAGAAAGACAAAGCAACACATTCCAACAGAAATTCGAACCCAAACAggatatttaaatgttttgtgtttgaTTTCAGTCCAATCTTGATGGGTTTTCTATGTGTGTAATGATATTCTGGCACTGTGATGTCCTCTTTCCAAgtgatatttttatatatatacataaataataCATGTTTTTACGCTCGGCCTACACTGAACAGGTCAGTTTGAAACACTGGAGAATTAAAGTATGTAGTTTTGAGCACAGCTTAGTAAAAATACGCTGGTTTTTCTCTGGGATGTAGATGATTAGCCATTTATTGTGTTTTTAATCGCTGTCAATGTGCTTACAGTATCTGCTGTTGTAGTTGTATCCATCATGTTGTTTGTTTACAGTCCCTGTTGTGCTTCAAATAGGCCTAACAGTAAAATATAAATGCACTGTGAATATTCAAAGTTGAAATAGCTACATGTCATATTCTGCGCTgttaatataaataaaatgttgttGAATTTTTTAACTCTTTCGACTTGTAAGATGTTATTGTGTGACTCATATTAGCCACAATTACTACAATAGCCTATCCAGAAGAATTACATTTTTTGATGTTTCCAGTTACATTATGTGATGAAGCTTGGCTgagaattattatttttgtaaaTAATAGTCAATAGTATACCTTCATAACAATTTAATTACCAGATACAAACTGTTCCCCTTGTGGAACTTATTACACAGGTTCAACGAGCTATCACTGGCAAGGCTCAGTCAAACcaaaaattattttaaaaatgtaTAGTTCACAGTTGTAACGTGCCAAGGGCATACATCATTCATGTCATACATTGGTTGTTATAAAAGATGCAACAATGCAAACAGCGTTTGTATGTTTTATATATATTGCTTGATGCAAACTGAAGTAAAGTAAATGTAATGATTGATATGACAACTAAGCTGATTACAAAGTGCTGTCTTGTAAGGCACTAATTTGCTTTCATCCAAATGATATGACAGTGAGGGCAtatctcagtgtgtgtcagtgtgctctGATAGTGTGATGATGTAAcagttcctctttctccctctgtctataTATAGCTGTCTGTTTGCGTGCTGGTGCCTTAAATGAGGCACGGTTGTCCCTTGTGGCCACAAAGAAGGCTGACAAGATCTGgtttctccctgtctttctttctctctccccctctccgttTCGttgcatctctctcctcctctccctctgtgtccacTCTTTCACTGTCCTTTCATACtgccta harbors:
- the nfil3-3 gene encoding nuclear factor, interleukin 3 regulated, member 3, with translation MSLAFAVSECLIMKDHGVGSVLQELSGPPHLGGEGLEPKPLSGALSFTDEAVSILTSNSQLARTLLGRGSALKRTEGSTSGGGGSSAGSDDDSAIRRKREFIPDEKKDEGYWDKRRKNNEAAKRSREKRRANDMVLETRVLGLLEENARLRAELLALKFRFGLVKDPSDVAIHPLSAPPSCPQPHGPRYYHHPNSDTPYPHNNTPSVNTSHNHHHPYLHSHPPQQGGPYGVRGAGAGRDGSSLSEDSGFSTPGSSSVGSPVFFDDGQGEHGRPSPRRLEESGYEAHSCPPEADGGYHGRPDSGEGMKSLPHKLRFKAPGGGGGGGGGGSDGGEASVSVSPESRRGCPIATVGPNLQQRNQARWDTRVEGNATWPREEARGGQEPSHPYTPSLGYSSPPQQNPTDSQYVAENGALKSQLSSLSHEVALLKKLFSQQMLSKLV